One window from the genome of Paenibacillus azoreducens encodes:
- a CDS encoding helix-turn-helix domain-containing protein: MMYRLLIVDDEPVIVNGLVQLFRENDQFELDVCKAYSAKEAIEIAKKMKLDILVSDIRMPQKSGLQLMDEILYYWPLCRVIFLTGYSEFDYVHEAIRKNVDNYILKTEGIDPIFEAVREATNKLDTENRRRIQEEQAKLHFEIAEPLLRSELVDRVLNGEPIHKLLSEPRYEGLNFHIAADRAAFYLIGRIECKEDGNTRTLIASVQRAFRNYLPASFACEPAVMEEMPIWLLQPGEELLARFQNPESAGELNWNGITVYMRGILELIQNECEELLGASVSFGISGNLNGRWDTARQQFETLRSMLRGRALLDQKMVIVDIEKKNMHEEALYERGRMQQDEMKLFVIDQIHRYILEHLSGDLSLTAIAEEVHFNPSYLSRYYKQMTGHNLLEYIQTKRLEGALHLMRETNLKLNEIAARVGFDSHSYFTTFFKKKMGISPQEYRNAGMSSIVGRQTSQ; this comes from the coding sequence ATGATGTACAGACTGCTGATCGTAGACGACGAACCTGTCATTGTAAACGGCCTGGTTCAACTTTTTCGGGAGAATGACCAATTCGAACTGGATGTGTGCAAAGCGTATTCCGCCAAAGAAGCGATTGAGATCGCGAAAAAAATGAAGCTGGATATCCTTGTGAGCGATATCCGCATGCCGCAAAAGAGCGGGCTGCAGTTGATGGATGAGATCCTCTACTATTGGCCGCTGTGCCGGGTTATTTTTTTGACCGGATACAGCGAATTCGATTACGTTCATGAAGCTATCCGCAAAAACGTGGACAATTACATTTTGAAGACCGAGGGCATCGATCCTATTTTCGAAGCCGTGAGGGAGGCAACAAACAAGCTTGATACGGAAAACCGCCGCAGAATTCAAGAGGAGCAGGCGAAACTACATTTTGAAATCGCGGAACCGCTGCTGCGAAGCGAGTTGGTAGACAGAGTGTTGAATGGCGAGCCGATACATAAGCTTTTGTCCGAACCCCGGTATGAAGGGCTTAATTTTCATATCGCAGCCGACCGGGCCGCATTTTATTTGATCGGTAGGATTGAGTGCAAGGAGGATGGGAATACCCGGACTCTGATTGCATCCGTTCAAAGAGCTTTTCGCAATTACCTGCCAGCTTCGTTTGCTTGCGAGCCCGCTGTAATGGAAGAAATGCCTATATGGCTGCTTCAGCCCGGGGAGGAGCTTCTTGCGCGTTTTCAAAATCCTGAGTCTGCCGGAGAACTGAATTGGAACGGGATTACGGTCTATATGAGGGGGATACTGGAGCTCATTCAGAATGAATGTGAAGAATTGCTTGGCGCTTCCGTTTCTTTCGGCATATCGGGCAACCTGAATGGACGCTGGGATACCGCCCGGCAGCAATTCGAGACACTGCGGTCCATGCTGCGGGGCAGGGCTCTATTAGATCAAAAGATGGTCATTGTCGACATCGAAAAGAAAAATATGCATGAGGAGGCTTTGTATGAGCGGGGCCGGATGCAGCAGGATGAGATGAAGCTTTTTGTCATCGACCAGATTCACAGGTACATACTCGAGCATTTATCAGGTGACCTTTCGCTGACGGCCATCGCGGAGGAGGTCCATTTCAATCCGTCTTATCTGTCTCGTTATTATAAGCAAATGACGGGACATAATCTGCTCGAATACATTCAGACGAAAAGGCTGGAAGGAGCGCTTCATCTGATGCGGGAGACGAACCTGAAGCTGAATGAAATCGCCGCCCGGGTCGGATTCGATTCGCATTCCTATTTCACGACGTTTTTCAAGAAAAAGATGGGGATTTCTCCCCAGGAATACCGCAACGCCGGAATGAGTTCCATAGTTGGCCGACAAACAAGTCAATAA
- a CDS encoding extracellular solute-binding protein, whose product MKRIKPWKMILLATMALSLFTACSSQDENTTASSETPSKEEATSSTPPDPMGKYPDTVTVTEVLGYNPPEDPRTVQGITPEQNAYLKDLKDMMNIEVKYKWAVPSSQFEQKFSLAMASADLPDIMELDQKNYEKLKNQGMLADLTSAYNDYASPVLKKYMESDGGFAMKTFTSDGKLLAIPAFEDPFLSTQLLWIRKDWLDNLKLQPPKTIDELEKVAEAFVKNDPDQNGKNDTYGIALQKDIFFWGFDLRGLFNGFGAYPSIGDKQSAWIKDSSGKLVPGLIQPEVKTALGKLQQWYKDGVLNKEFALKDENKAVEDITAGKVGISFGEWWYPNWPLNLNVDKDPKAEWIAMQIPGLDGPGKSLVPKIRSNKVYAVNKNMKHPEAAIKMINFYIEMGNKKYMDKNKPEQGYVYNWFNPRIYNPADIETIYTEVNKALDANQTEITLDDENYKHVADVFKATKDYLAGDTKNASKGINWGQYFSRAAKDGGWGLTRQIKESQAFVNNEFYGLPTPTQVEKGPQLDKLMQESFTKIIMGAPLDEFDKFVSSWKSLGGDQITQEVNDWYSAQAVK is encoded by the coding sequence ATGAAAAGAATCAAACCATGGAAGATGATTTTGCTGGCCACGATGGCGCTTTCGTTGTTTACAGCATGTTCCAGTCAAGATGAAAACACGACTGCAAGTTCCGAAACCCCGTCCAAGGAGGAAGCAACCAGCAGCACGCCACCTGATCCGATGGGCAAGTATCCTGATACGGTGACGGTGACAGAGGTGCTCGGGTATAATCCTCCGGAAGATCCGCGGACAGTGCAAGGCATTACGCCAGAACAGAATGCTTACCTCAAAGATTTGAAAGACATGATGAATATCGAAGTAAAATACAAATGGGCGGTTCCATCCAGCCAATTCGAGCAAAAATTTTCGCTAGCCATGGCATCGGCCGATCTGCCTGACATCATGGAACTAGATCAGAAAAACTATGAAAAGCTGAAAAATCAAGGCATGCTCGCCGATCTTACTTCAGCCTATAATGATTACGCTTCTCCGGTACTTAAGAAATATATGGAGTCAGATGGCGGATTTGCGATGAAGACATTTACTTCAGACGGCAAACTGCTTGCGATTCCTGCATTCGAGGATCCGTTCCTGTCAACGCAGCTGCTCTGGATCCGTAAGGATTGGCTGGACAATCTCAAACTGCAGCCGCCAAAAACAATCGACGAACTAGAGAAAGTGGCGGAAGCCTTTGTTAAAAACGATCCGGATCAAAACGGCAAAAACGATACCTATGGAATCGCTCTGCAAAAAGATATATTCTTCTGGGGGTTTGACCTGAGAGGTTTGTTTAACGGCTTCGGCGCTTATCCGTCCATTGGGGACAAACAATCGGCATGGATCAAGGACAGCAGCGGCAAGCTGGTCCCTGGCCTCATCCAACCTGAAGTCAAAACAGCTCTTGGCAAGCTGCAGCAATGGTACAAAGATGGGGTTTTGAATAAAGAGTTCGCGCTCAAAGACGAAAACAAAGCGGTTGAAGACATTACAGCAGGCAAAGTGGGGATATCCTTCGGCGAGTGGTGGTATCCGAACTGGCCGCTGAACCTCAATGTCGATAAAGATCCGAAGGCGGAGTGGATTGCGATGCAAATTCCGGGACTCGACGGACCGGGAAAATCGCTTGTGCCAAAGATCCGCAGCAACAAAGTGTATGCTGTCAACAAAAACATGAAACATCCGGAAGCGGCGATCAAAATGATCAACTTCTATATCGAGATGGGCAATAAGAAATACATGGATAAGAACAAGCCTGAACAAGGTTATGTTTACAACTGGTTTAACCCTCGGATTTACAATCCGGCCGATATCGAAACGATTTATACGGAAGTAAACAAAGCGCTGGATGCGAACCAAACGGAAATCACGCTGGATGATGAAAATTACAAACACGTCGCAGACGTGTTCAAGGCTACCAAGGATTATCTCGCGGGAGATACGAAAAATGCCAGCAAAGGCATAAATTGGGGTCAATATTTCAGCCGTGCGGCCAAAGATGGCGGCTGGGGATTGACGCGCCAAATCAAGGAAAGCCAAGCCTTTGTTAACAACGAATTTTACGGCCTTCCTACCCCGACGCAAGTGGAGAAAGGTCCGCAGCTTGATAAGTTAATGCAGGAATCCTTTACCAAGATCATCATGGGCGCTCCGCTTGATGAATTCGACAAGTTTGTTTCCAGCTGGAAATCCCTTGGTGGCGATCAGATCACACAAGAGGTTAATGACTGGTATAGTGCGCAGGCTGTGAAATAA
- a CDS encoding ABC transporter permease produces MKTLKKNYVLHLMLLPGVIVTLIYAYGPMAGLVMAFQQFEPLSGFFHSKFVGLDNFRYVFNLPDFKQVLWNTIIIAVFKMVLFLLVPLILALLLNEVTKRWFSRLIQSAVFLPFFLSWTVLGGVIIELFSLNGPVNGLLSSLHLKPIMFMLDNNWFRGIVIGSDVWKGMGYNMIVMLAAITGINATLYEAAEVDGAGRWKQMLHITLPGMAPILILLGVLSLGGILNAGFEQILIMYNPTVYEGGDIIDTFVYRLGMFSQQFGPAAAVGLFKSVISLVMVSVTYYAAYKYNNYRIF; encoded by the coding sequence GTGAAAACGCTGAAGAAAAACTATGTGCTTCATTTGATGCTGTTGCCCGGAGTGATCGTGACGCTGATTTACGCCTATGGCCCAATGGCTGGTTTGGTCATGGCGTTCCAGCAGTTTGAGCCGTTGTCAGGATTTTTTCACTCCAAATTTGTCGGTTTGGATAACTTTCGGTATGTGTTTAATCTTCCGGATTTCAAGCAGGTGCTTTGGAATACGATCATCATTGCGGTTTTCAAAATGGTGCTGTTTTTGTTAGTTCCTCTGATTTTGGCTTTGCTGCTGAACGAAGTAACCAAAAGATGGTTTTCACGTTTGATTCAATCGGCCGTCTTCCTGCCTTTTTTCCTGTCCTGGACCGTGCTTGGCGGTGTCATCATTGAGCTGTTCTCGCTGAATGGCCCCGTGAACGGACTGCTAAGCTCGCTGCATTTAAAGCCGATCATGTTTATGCTGGACAATAACTGGTTCCGCGGTATTGTCATCGGATCCGACGTGTGGAAAGGCATGGGCTACAACATGATTGTCATGCTGGCCGCGATTACAGGGATCAATGCTACGCTTTATGAAGCAGCCGAAGTGGATGGCGCGGGAAGATGGAAGCAAATGCTTCACATTACCCTTCCGGGGATGGCTCCAATCCTCATTTTGCTTGGCGTATTGAGTTTGGGCGGTATCCTCAATGCAGGTTTCGAACAAATTCTGATCATGTACAACCCTACGGTATACGAAGGCGGGGACATCATCGACACATTCGTTTACCGGCTGGGTATGTTTAGCCAACAGTTTGGACCTGCCGCCGCTGTCGGACTCTTTAAATCCGTGATTTCTCTGGTTATGGTGTCCGTGACCTATTATGCGGCTTACAAATACAACAATTACCGGATCTTTTAA
- a CDS encoding sensor histidine kinase, whose translation MKLQAAGKAKWFVYQKIIIVFVLFLVPLISMNIWLNYKGMSITKHAILNSSLAGASFYSKQLDKEMYFIRNLQLQLLNDRDLQKLSFRGSMLENYEEVELIDQVRDRLATLLVSSEYVVNAGVYVEAVGKTISTMSGVTATPNAEMQLITSMMTVKPKPSFYRSGDRIFLIETENNGGVCSYIELSRPKLLEALGQIAKLYEESEVLLGSKELGTVLTTASDRQESNAILDLLDNQSIPDPNVPEIKRMNGISYFVVQNEVSSLQLSLIMYVNQNEITRPLSQFTTWFYTLFIIAVIVMVLYSFSVNLMIHRPLSKLVKAFHMIETDNLNIMIESRTKDEFHYVFNGFNNMVQKLKNSIEENYEQKIALQHSQLKQLQSQINPHFLYNSFFNIYMMCKVGDSDSAAELSQKLGNYYQYITRSGSDEVPFYKEYRHALDYCEIQCIRFSNRIAYEYEEITGVPPSISVPRLIIQPLVENVFEHAFEDGMMEGMVYIATRYEEGKLRVTVEDNGHLATDEMIEQLRDKLAKDSKHMEKTGLVNVNNRLQLKYGPESGLFVSRSSYGGMRVDLIIKSGNEEVQ comes from the coding sequence ATGAAACTTCAGGCCGCGGGAAAAGCAAAATGGTTCGTATACCAAAAAATAATCATTGTTTTTGTCTTGTTTTTGGTTCCGCTAATTTCGATGAATATTTGGCTGAACTACAAAGGCATGTCCATCACGAAGCATGCGATCCTGAATTCTTCATTGGCGGGAGCTTCTTTTTATTCCAAGCAGTTGGATAAAGAAATGTATTTTATACGGAATTTACAGCTGCAGCTGCTTAATGACAGAGACCTGCAGAAGCTTAGCTTCCGCGGCAGCATGCTTGAGAATTATGAGGAAGTGGAGCTTATCGATCAGGTCAGGGACCGTTTGGCTACGCTGCTGGTTTCCAGCGAATATGTAGTGAACGCGGGCGTCTATGTCGAGGCGGTGGGTAAAACCATTTCAACGATGTCGGGCGTAACCGCGACGCCAAATGCGGAAATGCAGCTGATTACCTCCATGATGACCGTCAAGCCGAAGCCGTCTTTCTATCGCAGCGGGGACCGGATTTTTCTGATTGAAACCGAGAATAACGGAGGGGTGTGTTCATACATCGAGCTTTCCAGACCGAAGCTGCTTGAGGCCTTGGGTCAAATCGCCAAGCTATATGAGGAGTCGGAGGTGCTGCTTGGAAGCAAGGAATTGGGCACCGTGCTGACGACGGCGAGCGATCGGCAGGAATCGAATGCCATCTTGGATCTGCTTGACAACCAAAGCATTCCCGACCCCAATGTGCCGGAGATTAAACGGATGAATGGAATCAGCTATTTTGTCGTCCAGAACGAAGTCAGTTCGCTGCAGTTATCCCTGATCATGTATGTGAACCAAAATGAGATCACCCGGCCTTTGAGCCAGTTTACGACCTGGTTTTATACGCTGTTTATCATTGCGGTTATCGTTATGGTGCTGTATTCTTTTTCCGTCAATTTGATGATTCACAGGCCGCTGTCGAAGCTGGTCAAAGCTTTTCATATGATCGAAACCGATAATTTGAATATCATGATCGAATCGAGGACAAAGGACGAGTTCCACTACGTGTTTAACGGCTTTAACAATATGGTCCAGAAGCTGAAAAATTCGATTGAGGAAAACTATGAGCAAAAGATCGCATTGCAGCATTCCCAGTTAAAACAGCTTCAGTCCCAAATCAATCCCCATTTTTTGTATAACAGCTTTTTTAATATTTATATGATGTGCAAGGTCGGGGACTCGGACAGCGCCGCGGAGTTATCCCAAAAGTTGGGGAACTACTACCAGTACATCACAAGGAGCGGGTCGGATGAAGTGCCGTTTTACAAGGAATACCGGCATGCGCTGGATTATTGCGAGATTCAGTGCATCCGTTTCTCCAACCGGATTGCTTACGAATATGAGGAAATCACGGGAGTTCCGCCTTCCATTTCCGTACCGCGGCTGATCATCCAGCCCTTGGTCGAAAATGTGTTTGAACACGCTTTCGAAGATGGTATGATGGAGGGCATGGTTTATATCGCTACTAGATATGAGGAAGGAAAATTGCGCGTTACGGTGGAGGACAACGGTCATCTGGCCACGGACGAGATGATCGAACAATTGCGGGATAAGCTCGCCAAAGATTCGAAGCATATGGAAAAAACGGGATTAGTTAACGTGAACAACCGGCTGCAGCTGAAATACGGGCCTGAAAGCGGGCTGTTCGTCTCGCGCAGTTCATACGGCGGGATGAGGGTGGATCTGATCATTAAGAGTGGAAATGAGGAGGTACAATGA